The genomic segment AGTAAAGCGATTTGGTCCTTCTCCATGGAAGCTACAGCAAAGACTGTTAGCGTTATATTTGCCAATACGACAAACTCCAGGTTGTCTGTCCACATACGTTTGCTTATGACGCTTCAAGTGCTCTCGTCGGCGAAACACCTTGTGACATCCAAGATAACGGCAGCTGAACATTGGTTTTGGCACCAGATCCAGCGTCACTTTGTCATATCCGGCTTCACTAGAGATCTTCATTGGGCTGACTTGCGATTGGCTGGTCTTTGCGGCTCGTTTTCGGTTGTCTCCAAGTTTTCTGCTCTTGAAAGTGAGGCAGCTAGGTGACGGAGGGTCACAGGAGTACCATGATTGAACGGCCGCCGAGTTGAAGGTGTCAACATTGAGAGCATAAACACTGTCCTGCAGAATGTTTGCCGTGGGAAGCTCATTTTCGTAATCCCAGGGTGTGAGCGCGTCTTCAACGGAGCTAGACGCGCTCGACCACGTAGGTGTTGATAAACTGGGTGTAGATAGGTTGCGCAACGGGGTAACTGGGCCGGTTCCGGGATGTACTTGTCCGTCGTGGGCTGAGGCGGCCCGTCTCCAActgtttgccatttttgGCGTGCTGGGGCCTTTTCCTGGAGGATTTATTTGTTCGGGAAGACGGTCTCGGGAACTAATCATGGGTGCAGGGGTTGAGGTATAGTCGAATGGAGCTAAACTAGGGCTCGTAAAATTATCCAAGGCTATACTTTCGACGTCACTCGTCCCCAAGAATCTGTCGGGGGTAGATTGCTCATTAAGAAAAGTGTACGATTCGTAAGCAAAGGAAATAGGCGTATTTTGAAAACCTCTAAACTGGGAATTGAGTTTGAATTCTGTGTCGGCAAACATTTTTAGAGAATAGTGTGTCAATGGTCCCAGAGTTGTCAGTTTCCCATGAAGATTTGGACTAAAGAGATGAAGAACTACGGGTATAAGACAGACATTAAATAACAAAAGAGATCTTTTGCAAATGTGACAAGTAACAGATGTAACTGCAGGAACCCAAGTCTATTCGAACTAAGATACCGAAAGGGATGCGGTGCGTGCTCCGATAACCACATCGTCACATTGACACAACCAATCCCAAGCCATGGCAAACTTCGGCCCGGAGAATATAaagcatcatcatggaaCCATACACGCAGGGAACAGCAGAATAGGACATAGATCCGCTAATGCAGAATCTAATTTCCCATTCACTAGCAATATGGGACAATGGAAAGGTTTGTCCCGAAGGAGGCGCAAGGCATGGCAACTGATAGGTCACAAGATAAATAGCTCAAACAACCATACACCTGCTATCTGTACGACGATTGAGCTAGACCAGGTACATGCTACCCTCTCTCCTGATGTTTGCATTTAGCGTGGGAAGCTAGAGGTTGACGACATCTTGACACTCAAGGAAGTACGCTTCTCAGGACGCAGCCAAGGGCTATTCTCCACATGGAAACCTTGCTGGTGATATATCATTAATGCCCACCATTCCCACTCGTGTATGGGTTGTAGGAAGAGCAGATTATCAAGGCAAACCAGTGGTTGGAGGGTAATTTGGTCAGGTTTCTATAACTTTGCCCTTGCATAGCCGCATGTAACCAAGTCATCTCAAGGAGGATATGCAGCGAGGGAGTTCGATCTCGGCCGTAGATAGATTCTGCATTGACCTGAGCGGGGAGAACGGAAGGTGACATTATTGTGGAACCTGTAAGCCCTTAAAGTACCATCACGTGCATTGGTTGTGGGACAAATCTCAACAATTTGGAAGGAAATTGAGCTTGGAATATGAAGATGGGGATTTAATGAAGCTGTGGAATGATCAAGTTTATATGTTGTTGGAGTGGGTTGAACCAGTCTCACTATCACCCAAGCATGGACATATCTGAATCGGACTTCCAAGGATATAAGAATAGGCAGCTTTTAGCTTTTGTATTGCTGCTAAAGACCAGGCAATATAAATGAATGTGATCTAGAAAAGGTATGGACTGCAGTATTGGAAAGAGCCCGTGGGCGGATTACGTGAATGAAAGCCAGTGTGTGGTTGTGGATATTATAGAAAGTTACACAGTGATCATTTGGGCTTCGTAAAGGTTATAGGTTAGAATAATGATATTTGGAGCAGTAAGCTATCAACCATCGAGTTGATGAATGTGTGTGCAGTTGCTACTTGTTCCATGTTCTATCTGTTGCTACGGCTCATCAGTCTTTCATATGTCCATTATGCTACCAGTCACAACAACCACCTCACTGCTGTACCACCAAGAGCTTGGACTGATATTTATGAGTGTAGTTGAGGATTTAATGATAACCTGACTGCATCTTGTCTGCGGCTGGACAATCGTGTTAGGCGTCTTAAATATGTATCAACAGCGAAGACGAACCTAAAACTCGTTGGAGATATCAGTGGAGTATGGTACAGCTTTTCAGTCGGTTGTCccaacaagacaaaatgaGTAGAGCTGGGCGACAAGATACAGGACAGCACATGAAAGTGATGAATCTGATGGCACTGATGCAAGGAGGTAGTTGATTTGACCAATCAGCTTACACGGTTCCATACCGGCTGCAGCCAGGGGCATCGGAATGCTGGTTGCTTCCTGTCCCGTCTTTGGGCTCATTCCACCCCCATGAACCTACGGAATGCGTCTAACACTGTTTTGGAAAGCATGTGGGGTTTCAAATGCTGTCTTGTTTAAATGTAGCCTACTGTGCTTTTTCGTACACGGTCTATAAATTTCGAAGCGATAAGTCGGAAAGCATACCTCTTCACGTACATCGCCATCTTGGACATCATGAAGTGTTGCTAACCATTCAATAGATCTATTCATTGGTAGAGAGCCACACGATTAGGATTGAAAGCTCTGAAACCAACCAAATAGGAATGTCTCAGCTGATGTATGTACCACCTAACTTTCACGGCTTGTTGTATGCCTAGCTTTTGCAGGAAATGCATTCGCGTTAACAATGCAACTACCGTGGCGTATCTTCCATTTGAGAAGATCCACCGTCTCGTCTAGATAAGATGCGCCTCATCCTTGGCATGTGGACTTGTTAAATGTGCTTGGTCACATGGGGCTCGATCTGCTCTGAGACACTTTGTTTCTGCCATATAACCTACGGAGATAGTTAGAGACATTAATTCATCGTGGTATCCATAAGGCATGAGTTTAATGCGCCTTTGTACCAGCTGAGGTCCTTGTTTCCCTTCACTACCGGCGACCGTGGCAGTCAAAAGCGTGGAGCCAGAATTGCGGAATATCCGACCGGTATCCTCGACCGCCCCATTTGGCTCACGATGTCGCACAAGCGTATGTCACTGTCTTTAGCGTACACAGAATTTGTCATATCTGATAATCTTTTAAAGGCAATCTTTATATTGCTTCCATACGATACCCAGAGCTGCAATTCCTCGCCTACCGCGCTTAAGGTAGCACGCATTATTAGCATCCAATGGAAAGCATCCAATGACAACACGACACAGTTTTGGTATTCATCCTGTCAACAGCAGTTCCATTTCTCAAATTTATCATTCCTGAGACACGAATCCAATTTTCACGGGACTAAGAGAGCCATGTCGGCTGATGCATTGATTTGGTGGCCTGTATGGAGATATTTGGCAGAAAGGCTGCCTCCCTGACTGCCATAACATCTGGTACGGATGAGCCATTCTGTTCAGGAAGCTAGAAGGGCCGTTATGCGTCTAAAGGATGATAGACGACAATTGACAATGATTCAGGCACTCACGCTCTAGTTTTGAAGCTTAATGCTGGTGGTAATATAATGACGCATGGAGACGAGATTGACGGAGATAGTGTGTGATAAGACCCCTTAGGAATCTTAGGATGACTTCTCATTCCGAAATGAGACCCAAAAGCCTGCAGCATGGCATGCTTAAACGTAGTGGTTGGTCAGTTACAGTTTCATACAGACAGCATCAAAGACAATAGTCGCTGGATTCTTTGGCCCAGCAAGGAACGCTCTGCTGATGGAGAGGGATAGTCTTAGTTAAATCCGTTGATAAACAGCGTTCGTGGTTTACGTATAAATATGATAGCTCAGTACCCCAAAGAATTATAAAGAAagagcaacagcaaacaTCAAGAAGTCGTCCCGCATCACAGAACGAGGCAGGCCTTTTCGGAGGAAATGGTGGTACCGGCATCTTTGGCCAGGGATCCAACATCTTCAGCGACATATTTGATAACGCCGCCTGCGTGGTTAGCGGTGTCCTTGGAGGTGGTTGCCCTAAACAGGTCGTGGTAACTACGCCTCCAGTGATCAGCGGAACCGTCAGTGGCATTCCGGACAATAATCAATACACGTACAACTATGACACCAATCCGGACGGTACCCTGAGCAGTACAATTACCCTTAGCAACGGGCATTCATGCAAATACACGGCAAATCCTGCTGGCAAGACCCTTCAGACGCTCATAGATGAGGCGGATAAGAATTGCTATGTGCAGGACCACACCATACGTGTATAGATTCCGTTGCTACGAGCAAGATGCTTCCAATAGCTGAATGTAGAATAGTAACTTATAGATATTCGAGAACGCTCCTGTGAGCGCCTCGTTCTACCCAGATCTACCTGCTCCTTTGTGCCAACATGTTGTTAAATCTCCTACTCGAACGTCTACACCCTTCGGAACTAATGGCAATGATTACACGGCATAACCTCCGGAATTTGTCATTCTAGGTTCTCCCGCCGCTTCAAATGTTCCGTTCGACAATAAACGAATAGCCTGTGCCAGACTAAACCCAGGCTTAACCCAAGTGACATTATGGCCCACAGAACGCATAAAGTCAACCGTAGAGTTGTCAAACGTCCACTCAAATTCAGCCTGGTTTGGAACGAGCTGGTCGTGGAAACGGGGCTTCCTAAGTGCGCTCAGGGGATCGAGCTTTTCATCCAAGGCATGCACCATGGTCTGTATGTTTGTCGACGTGATTCGGCTACCTCCTGCTGCGCCAGTAACAAAGTATAGCCGACCGTCTGCAGTTTCCGCAATAACTGGCGATATAGAAGAAAGGGGGCGTTTGCCAGGTCGGATGTAATTTGCCGGACTGGGAATATATCCAAAGGCATTGCTTGATCCCGGAATGCTAAAGTCGTTCATCTCATTATTCATAATGACACCCGTCTCTGGGACTATCAGCTGCGAGCCAAATAGCAAATTGATTGTTGTGGTGAGAGAAACAGCCATGCCAGAGGCATCCGCCGTGACCATGTGTGACGTTCCAGGAGTATTTAGGGACTCAATGCCTTTGGGGTCATACCACGACACGTTGTGCGATGTCTTGTCGGAGATTTTTGAGCGGATTTCAGCTCCGGTGGCGGCCGTCAACATATTATGGGTGTAGTTATCTAGCCCAGAGACAAACGATGGGTCACCGAATGACGTTCGCTGACCATATGCAAAGCGCATGGCTTCATCGAGACGATGGGTCGAGATGTTCACACTGTCAGGGTGGAAGAAATCATCATAGCCACTCACGGTATTGAGAGCACTAAGTGCCACGGCTCCAGACGAGGGAGCACCAGTACTGGCGAGTTTATACCCGCGGTAGTTGATGCTCAAGGCGTCTCTGGTGATTGCCGTGTAATTCTTCAAGTCTTCCAGCGTCATTATACCCTTGGAAGCACGGAGCGCTCTTATAGTTGCGTTGGCAATGGGGCCGGTATAAAATGCATCACTGCCACCAGTTGCAATTGCTTCCAAGGTATCAGCTAGACGTTTTCGCGTCATTGTCTCTCCCAATTTCACCAAACGGCCTTGAGGAGCAAAGTCGATTGCCCATGCAGGGTCGTCCTTAAGAAAATCAAGACCTTCCATGGCATCCACCAGATCTTGAGTGACTGTAAAGCCCTCTCTGGCAACCTTGACGGAGGGCTTGACAATGTACTGCCAGGGTAAAGCCCCATGTTTCTTGTGGGCATATTCAAGACCCTTTACCTGTCCAGGGACACCACTAAGCAGAGTAGTATTAGCGGTCGTAACCTGGAGAACCGTATAAGAAAAAGCTCACCTAGCCATACCACCAAAAATACTTAGGTCCGTATCATTGTTGTACATGTCTTGTGTGGCCGCTGCGGGAGCCGTCTCTCGAAAGTCAATATATTCATATCCCTTGTTCGGCAGCCTCACTAGCATAAAaccaccgccgccgatgCCACTGTGAAACATGCCAATGACCCCAACGCAGAATACGACACCGACCATGGCATCAACGGCATTGCCTCCATCCTTGAGCAACTGCGTGCCAATATGGCTGCAGGTGTCACTTTGGGTTGCTACGGCTCCAACACGCGCGTCACCATTATCACtagaagaacaagaaggagtaTGTGATGGTGCAGGCGACGCAAGAGCCAGTGCAAAGCTTGCAAGTAGAGTAAGTGAGTGATGCATTGCAAGCAATAAGAAGACGTGTGGTCCTTTCAGAAGAAATAGGACTCGTCGTGCGTAGGAGAGAGCCTTGATAACGACTTGAAACACTGCATTATTTCCTGCCAAGTCTCATGGGCTTTATATAAGTTTACATTTACATCAAACTACAACATTTACTTCATTGTTTTCATTTCCTTTACCTCCTGGAAAGAATCCAAGAAGTGTTCTAACCCTCGTTCATCAACTTTGTACGCCACGGGATCGACAACGCCGTGGagttggtctggttggggAAATTGGAGACTGTGGCGCCTGGGCTATCCTCCGCCTTCGGGACAGTCCAGGCTCCAATATAAACCTGGGGTTTGCTATCTCTTTCTGGGCTACTGCTTACCAGTGAACTGCTTTGATAATTAGTTCCCGTAGAATATTCTTATGGTCGGTCTTGTGTACAACCAGCGCTCTGTGGCTTCACCCACTTGACCCCAAAaggctcaagtgcttgttCTAGTAAAATTTGGCAGATTTCTGGCCCACAATTCCACGCCTTACATGCCCCAAGAGCGGCAGTTGCATTACTCTTCTTGCATAAATGCCACAAGTGATAGAATCTAGTCTCTGGCAGAGTAGTAAACCGTTCGATCCAGGCATGTGCCAACACGTAGCTATATATGAATGTCATGTGGTTTGCTAAGCTATTGTCGGATTCGATTTTCGGATTCTCTTAACAACTTCATACTTACTCAAAGCCCTTCACAACAACGGATTGGTTTAGATTTAAGGTGAATCAAGGTGCCTTGAATATAGTCGCAAGAGGAGCCACCAAAATAACCATGCTCAGCAAACTAAATACAGCAGCAACGCATTTAGTTGAATGCCGTCATCTCTGGCAAACGCTATACCTGAGATAAGTAATCAAAAAGGCGCACTTGACGGGGGCACGGACAAGTCCATCACACCCTCACGGAGTCGGGCTTCAAAATATGCGGGGAGCGGAGGGCCACGGAGCCGGAGTCCCCGCTATATTGCCGATCAACAGTTCACAACTTGACGAGAATGGCCAATAAGTTCAGCTGTTATGTAACGGCAGTGTCCACATTTTGCCGGC from the Pochonia chlamydosporia 170 chromosome 6, whole genome shotgun sequence genome contains:
- a CDS encoding zinc finger protein odd-paired-like (opl) (similar to Metarhizium acridum CQMa 102 XP_007814410.1) gives rise to the protein MFADTEFKLNSQFRGFQNTPISFAYESYTFLNEQSTPDRFLGTSDVESIALDNFTSPSLAPFDYTSTPAPMISSRDRLPEQINPPGKGPSTPKMANSWRRAASAHDGQVHPGTGPVTPLRNLSTPSLSTPTWSSASSSVEDALTPWDYENELPTANILQDSVYALNVDTFNSAAVQSWYSCDPPSPSCLTFKSRKLGDNRKRAAKTSQSQVSPMKISSEAGYDKVTLDLVPKPMFSCRYLGCHKVFRRREHLKRHKQTFHGEGPNRFTCEFCGRDQFNRRDNLNNHRKLHARPSHGNRTVKFIPAAIPIIEKEEGRRKRRATATART
- a CDS encoding gamma-glutamyltranspeptidase (similar to Neosartorya fischeri NRRL 181 XP_001261394.1) → MHHSLTLLASFALALASPAPSHTPSCSSSDNGDARVGAVATQSDTCSHIGTQLLKDGGNAVDAMVGVVFCVGVIGMFHSGIGGGGFMLVRLPNKGYEYIDFRETAPAAATQDMYNNDTDLSIFGGMASGVPGQVKGLEYAHKKHGALPWQYIVKPSVKVAREGFTVTQDLVDAMEGLDFLKDDPAWAIDFAPQGRLVKLGETMTRKRLADTLEAIATGGSDAFYTGPIANATIRALRASKGIMTLEDLKNYTAITRDALSINYRGYKLASTGAPSSGAVALSALNTVSGYDDFFHPDSVNISTHRLDEAMRFAYGQRTSFGDPSFVSGLDNYTHNMLTAATGAEIRSKISDKTSHNVSWYDPKGIESLNTPGTSHMVTADASGMAVSLTTTINLLFGSQLIVPETGVIMNNEMNDFSIPGSSNAFGYIPSPANYIRPGKRPLSSISPVIAETADGRLYFVTGAAGGSRITSTNIQTMVHALDEKLDPLSALRKPRFHDQLVPNQAEFEWTFDNSTVDFMRSVGHNVTWVKPGFSLAQAIRLLSNGTFEAAGEPRMTNSGGYAV